The following coding sequences lie in one Phragmites australis chromosome 8, lpPhrAust1.1, whole genome shotgun sequence genomic window:
- the LOC133927598 gene encoding LOW QUALITY PROTEIN: uncharacterized protein LOC133927598 (The sequence of the model RefSeq protein was modified relative to this genomic sequence to represent the inferred CDS: inserted 1 base in 1 codon) — protein sequence MEGNMCRIRIPPLVPGSEPEFSATVEYALCPHHLVPDVAIAKNDQEVFQVVLDPWQSCTQTPNSTESALERWCSSLRPAPREPAHGCAVQKLLHPSGHISRRRDDHLVVKRSGRRVSRESRAWVGELSSGMQDSRLVPFTVHFDHGSSKSDLLEALEMHGDGSHLPLGENIFYTKIISSLAHAKGILVEAELGRLSGSEDGLTVEEYEARFTNVAQAEGFIDETSIDALAVCIGNVHRKYPPSGPNLRFDLLKDLHALTLKKGISLVXHGASGLPHELVKECIDLGVRNFNVNTEFRNSYLESLNKPEKDLIQVMACAKEAMKAVVAEKIHLFESAGKA from the exons ATGGAAGGCAACATGTGCAGAATCCGCATACCTCCGCTGGTTCCAGGCAGCGAACCGGAATTCTCGGCCACGGTGGAGTATGCTCTGTGCCCGCATCACCTTGTCCCAGATGTGGCAATtgctaaaaatgatcaagaagtCTTCCAGGTGGTGCTTGACCCCTGGCAATCATGTACACAGACACCGAACTCCACCGAGAGCGCGTTGGAGAGGTGGTGCAGCTCTTTGCGGCCGGCTCCCCGTGAGCCAGCACACGGCTGCGCGGTCCAAAAGCTTCTCCATCCTTCTGGTCACATCTCCCGTCGCAGAGATGACCACCTCGTCGTCAAGAGGTCTGGCCGCCGGGTCTCCAGGGAAAGTAGGGCATGGGTTGGCGAGCTCAGTAGCGGCATGCAAGACAGCAGGCTG GTGCCTTTCACTGTTCATTTTGATCATGGCAGTTCCAAGTCAGACTTACTTGAAGCTCTTGAGATG CATGGGGATGGTTCACATTTACCTTTAGGGGAGAATATATTTTACACAAAAATCATATCATCCTTGGCTCATGCGAAAGGCATACTTGTGGAAGCAGAGTTGGGTAGACTTTCAGGCTCTGAAGATGGCTTGACAGTTGAAGAATATGAAGCAAGATTTACCAATGTTGCTCAG GCTGAAGGATTTATTGATGAGACGAGTATTGACGCTCTAGCAGTATGCATTGGAAATGTTCATCGAAAATATCCACCTAGTGGACCAAACCTCAGATTTGACTTGCTAAAG GACCTTCATGCTTTAACCTTGAAGAAAGGAATTAGCTTGG CTCATGGAGCATCTGGCCTACCTCATGAGCTCGTAAAG GAATGCATAGATTTGGGTGTGAGGAATTTCAACGTGAACACAGAGTTTCGAAACAGTTACCTGGAGTCCCTTAATAAGCCAGAAAAGGACCTGATTCAGGTCATGGCATGTGCTAAAGAAGCAATGAAAGCTGTTGTAGCAGAGAAAATACACCTCTTTGAATCAGCTGGGAAGGCCTGA